A single region of the Stigmatella aurantiaca genome encodes:
- a CDS encoding MupA/Atu3671 family FMN-dependent luciferase-like monooxygenase, which translates to MAELSKQDVTLWVEGERLKYRAPKGALSPETLSLLSTHKAALLPYLRRLAAEGESVHPLSHGQQALWFVHQLAPDSSAYNTALSIRVVSELDVPALRRACQALIDRHGALRTTVATHQGQPIQKVRQRAEVHFEQVDVPGMELDALKQLVTRTYQAPFDLERGPLIRVHLFTRGPKDHVLLLSIHHIVYDGWSLIVLGDELLRHLYAAEKAGVPSNLPPPPVTYVDYVRWQSEMLAGPAGQRLWEYWSKQLAGSLPVLNLPFARPRPAVQGYSGASILVSLNAALTRNLKTLSEREGSTLYTTVLAAFMVLMHRYTGEEDILLGSPTLGRTQPQFSRVVGNFMNMIPLRGNLSGNPTFREFLGQLRQTVVGGLAHQDFPFHLLVEKLNPERHSNSSPIFQSVFMLQPAQQGNIYAGDEANPAMPGGLVLRPFEIPQQEGQFDLILELTETDSGLNGMLKYSTDLFDAANAQQILGNLETLLESIVEGPGKRLSELSVLKPSERHQVLAAWNDTAGDFSRDACIHETFEAQVQKAPDAIALVSGNKTLTYRELNERGNRLAHRLRALGVGPEVRVGLCVHRGLDMVIGMIGILKAGGAYVPMDPTYPADRLAFMLTDSQAPVVLTESRLQQRLPDTGAKVVCLDAPEEGTSGALDTPKSGVGAGNVAYTLYTSGSTGRPKGVMVCHRNAESFFAAMDAPLDSQTRGTWLATTSMSFDISILEILFSLTRGFQVVIRGEQGAGLPVSDSHRKPPEFSLFYFASDERESVNGKYQLLLEGARFADQHGFTAVWTPERHFHPFGGIFPNPSVVSAALAATTRNIRIRAGSVVLPLHSPIRVAEEWSIVDNLSNGRVDLSFASGWHPNDFVLAPERYADARSGLAGQIETFKKLWRGEQVNFRNGIGKDVPVQSLPRPVQPDVAVWLTAAGNPETFRAAGELGTNILTHLLGQNLTELAKKIQIYRDAWKAAGHGPGEGHVTLMLHTFVGDDAAEVRQKVQGPLRQYLKSSVGLLKTVVGPLAHGADFDSLSEADIDLLLTRAIERYQDQMGLFGTPESCLPMVAKLRDLGVDEIACLIDFGVDRESTLAGLRHLNELRERSTQQAQPEEIPALVAQHGVTHFQCTPSMLRMLLLEPGGTEALRPLKKLLIGGEAFPAALGRQVRPLVGGEILNMYGPTETTIWSSFHRLQPDEATLPIGRPIRNTRMYLLDRHLQPVPVGVPGELLIGGEGVARGYLDRPELTATRFIPDPFGSEPGARLYRTGDLACYLPDGRIEFLGRMDQQVKVRGVRIEPGEIESALRLHPDLRQVAVVARADAAGEASLAAYVVAGPEAQVAPSDLRRFLKDKLPVTMIPDHFIRLEALPLTPNKKLDVRALPAPDAPPAELSVAYVAPRDALELELVALWEELFDLRPIGVASSFFQLGGHSLLAVRLMSRLRAKFGRQLPVSMLFQADTIQRLASVLRQEGVAGARSPLVRIQETGDQPPLFFMHPTGGDVLCYAPLARQLGPKQPFYALQALADQEADSIEAMAARYLEEVRKVRPQGPYRLGGWSTGGILAQAMARQLEQAGEQVELLMLLETWSPTVYQRTEGAPALMAWFATDLLGGAAASQLEASKLETLDEAAQLDYLFDRANALGALPGVDRSEMEQRFQIFAKNARALSRYQADAYRGKVLFLQAEEAATPSADALPEPKASWGPALEQVQMFRMPGNHYTMLQSPHVRAVADRMASALAQLSAATEPSQGVARAASAR; encoded by the coding sequence ATGGCAGAGCTGTCCAAGCAGGACGTCACGCTCTGGGTGGAAGGCGAGCGGTTGAAGTACAGGGCTCCGAAGGGGGCCCTGTCGCCGGAGACCCTGAGCCTGCTCTCCACCCACAAGGCGGCGCTCCTGCCGTACCTCCGCCGCCTCGCGGCGGAGGGGGAGTCCGTTCATCCGCTCTCCCATGGGCAACAGGCGCTCTGGTTCGTGCACCAGCTGGCGCCGGACAGCTCCGCGTACAACACGGCGCTGTCCATTCGCGTTGTCTCCGAGCTGGACGTCCCCGCGTTGCGGCGCGCCTGCCAGGCGCTCATCGATCGCCATGGCGCGCTGCGGACGACGGTGGCCACCCACCAGGGGCAGCCGATCCAGAAGGTCCGCCAGCGGGCCGAGGTCCACTTCGAACAGGTGGACGTTCCGGGCATGGAGCTGGATGCCCTGAAGCAGCTGGTGACGCGGACCTACCAGGCGCCGTTCGATCTGGAGCGGGGCCCGCTGATTCGCGTTCACCTGTTCACGCGGGGTCCCAAGGACCACGTGCTGCTGCTCTCCATCCACCACATCGTCTACGACGGGTGGTCGCTGATCGTGCTCGGCGACGAGCTTCTGCGGCACCTCTACGCTGCGGAGAAGGCGGGGGTTCCCTCGAACCTTCCGCCTCCGCCGGTGACGTACGTGGACTATGTCCGCTGGCAGTCCGAGATGCTCGCGGGCCCCGCGGGACAGCGGCTGTGGGAGTACTGGTCCAAGCAACTGGCGGGCTCTCTGCCGGTGCTGAACCTGCCCTTCGCGCGTCCCCGGCCCGCGGTGCAGGGGTACTCGGGTGCCTCGATTCTGGTCTCGCTGAACGCGGCGCTGACCCGGAATCTGAAGACGCTCTCCGAGCGCGAGGGCTCCACGCTGTACACCACGGTCCTCGCGGCGTTCATGGTGCTCATGCACCGCTACACGGGCGAGGAGGACATCCTGCTGGGTTCGCCGACGCTCGGACGGACGCAGCCCCAGTTCTCACGGGTCGTGGGCAACTTCATGAACATGATTCCCCTGCGGGGGAATCTGTCCGGCAACCCCACGTTCCGGGAGTTCCTCGGGCAGCTCCGGCAGACGGTGGTCGGTGGGTTGGCCCACCAGGACTTCCCGTTCCACCTCCTCGTAGAGAAGCTGAACCCGGAGCGGCACTCCAACAGCTCCCCCATCTTCCAGTCCGTCTTCATGCTGCAGCCCGCGCAGCAGGGGAACATCTACGCGGGAGATGAGGCCAACCCCGCGATGCCGGGGGGGCTCGTGCTGAGGCCCTTCGAGATTCCGCAGCAGGAAGGGCAGTTCGACCTGATCCTGGAGCTGACGGAGACGGACTCGGGCCTGAACGGCATGCTGAAGTACAGCACCGATCTGTTCGACGCCGCGAACGCCCAGCAGATCCTCGGCAACCTGGAGACCCTGCTGGAGAGCATCGTCGAGGGGCCCGGGAAGCGCCTGTCCGAGCTGTCGGTCCTGAAGCCCTCCGAGCGGCATCAGGTGCTCGCGGCCTGGAACGACACGGCCGGAGACTTCTCCCGGGACGCGTGCATTCACGAGACGTTCGAGGCGCAGGTTCAGAAGGCCCCGGATGCCATCGCGCTGGTGTCCGGGAACAAGACGCTGACGTACCGCGAGCTGAACGAGCGCGGGAACCGCCTGGCCCACCGCCTGCGTGCGCTGGGGGTGGGGCCCGAGGTCCGGGTGGGGCTCTGTGTCCACCGGGGCCTCGACATGGTCATCGGCATGATCGGCATCCTGAAGGCAGGGGGCGCCTATGTGCCGATGGACCCCACGTACCCGGCCGACCGGCTGGCATTCATGCTCACGGACTCGCAGGCGCCGGTGGTGCTCACCGAGTCGCGGCTCCAGCAGCGCTTGCCGGACACTGGGGCGAAGGTGGTGTGCCTGGATGCTCCGGAGGAGGGGACTTCAGGAGCGCTGGACACTCCGAAGAGTGGGGTGGGGGCCGGCAACGTGGCCTACACCCTCTACACCTCGGGCTCCACGGGACGCCCCAAGGGCGTCATGGTGTGCCACCGGAACGCGGAGAGCTTCTTCGCGGCCATGGATGCTCCCCTGGACAGCCAGACGCGGGGGACGTGGCTCGCGACGACGAGCATGTCGTTCGACATCTCCATTCTGGAGATCCTGTTCTCGCTGACCCGTGGCTTCCAGGTCGTCATTCGCGGAGAGCAGGGCGCGGGCTTGCCCGTCAGTGACAGCCACCGCAAGCCGCCCGAGTTCAGCCTGTTCTACTTCGCCAGCGATGAGCGGGAGAGCGTCAACGGCAAGTACCAGCTCCTGCTGGAGGGGGCGCGGTTCGCGGATCAGCACGGCTTCACCGCCGTCTGGACGCCCGAGCGGCATTTCCATCCCTTTGGCGGAATCTTTCCGAACCCGTCCGTCGTCAGCGCCGCCCTCGCGGCCACGACCCGGAACATCCGGATCCGCGCGGGCAGTGTCGTGCTGCCGCTCCACAGCCCCATCCGCGTCGCCGAGGAGTGGTCCATCGTGGACAACCTCTCGAATGGGCGCGTCGATCTCTCCTTCGCCTCCGGGTGGCACCCGAACGACTTCGTGCTGGCCCCCGAGCGCTATGCCGATGCGCGCAGCGGCCTGGCCGGTCAGATCGAGACGTTCAAGAAGCTGTGGCGCGGCGAGCAGGTGAACTTCCGCAATGGGATAGGCAAGGACGTTCCGGTCCAGTCCCTTCCCCGGCCCGTTCAGCCCGACGTCGCGGTCTGGCTGACCGCCGCGGGAAATCCCGAGACCTTCCGCGCCGCCGGCGAGCTTGGGACGAACATTCTCACCCACCTGCTCGGCCAGAACCTCACCGAGCTGGCGAAGAAGATCCAGATCTACCGGGATGCGTGGAAGGCGGCGGGTCATGGCCCTGGAGAAGGCCACGTCACCCTCATGCTGCACACGTTCGTGGGAGACGATGCCGCCGAGGTCCGTCAGAAGGTGCAGGGGCCGCTCCGGCAGTACCTGAAGAGCTCCGTGGGCCTGCTGAAGACCGTCGTCGGGCCGCTGGCGCACGGTGCGGATTTCGACTCGCTCAGCGAAGCGGACATCGATCTGCTGCTGACGCGGGCGATCGAGCGGTACCAGGATCAGATGGGCCTGTTCGGCACCCCCGAGAGCTGTCTGCCCATGGTCGCCAAGCTCCGGGACCTCGGCGTGGACGAGATCGCCTGCCTCATCGACTTCGGTGTGGACCGCGAGTCGACGTTGGCGGGGCTCCGTCACCTGAACGAGCTGCGTGAGCGGAGCACCCAGCAGGCGCAGCCCGAGGAGATCCCAGCGCTGGTGGCCCAGCACGGGGTGACGCACTTCCAGTGCACCCCCTCGATGCTGCGCATGCTCCTCCTGGAGCCGGGAGGCACCGAGGCGCTCCGGCCGCTGAAGAAGCTCCTCATCGGTGGCGAGGCCTTCCCCGCGGCGCTGGGGCGGCAGGTCCGGCCCCTGGTGGGCGGCGAGATCCTCAACATGTATGGGCCGACCGAGACGACCATCTGGTCGTCCTTCCACCGGCTGCAGCCGGATGAGGCCACGCTGCCCATTGGCCGCCCCATCCGGAACACCCGGATGTACCTGCTGGATCGCCACCTGCAGCCCGTTCCCGTGGGCGTTCCCGGGGAGCTGCTGATTGGCGGCGAAGGGGTGGCCCGCGGCTACCTCGACCGTCCCGAGCTGACGGCCACCCGGTTCATCCCCGATCCCTTCGGCTCCGAGCCAGGGGCCCGCCTGTACCGGACCGGCGATCTCGCGTGCTACCTCCCGGATGGGCGCATCGAGTTCCTGGGCCGCATGGACCAGCAGGTCAAGGTCCGTGGGGTTCGCATCGAACCCGGCGAGATCGAGTCCGCGCTGCGCCTGCACCCGGACCTCCGCCAGGTGGCGGTGGTGGCCCGGGCGGATGCGGCGGGCGAGGCGAGCCTGGCCGCCTATGTCGTGGCGGGCCCGGAGGCCCAGGTGGCCCCATCGGATCTGCGGCGCTTCCTCAAGGACAAGCTGCCGGTCACGATGATCCCGGACCACTTCATCCGCTTGGAGGCGTTGCCGCTGACGCCCAACAAGAAGCTGGATGTCCGGGCGTTGCCTGCACCCGATGCGCCTCCGGCGGAGCTCTCGGTGGCGTACGTGGCGCCGCGGGATGCGCTGGAGCTGGAGCTTGTCGCGCTCTGGGAAGAGCTGTTCGATCTGCGCCCCATCGGCGTGGCCAGCAGCTTCTTCCAGTTGGGTGGGCACTCCCTGCTGGCGGTCCGGCTGATGTCCCGGCTGCGCGCGAAGTTCGGCCGGCAGCTGCCCGTCTCGATGCTGTTCCAGGCCGACACCATCCAGCGCTTGGCGTCGGTGCTGCGCCAGGAGGGGGTGGCCGGGGCCCGCTCGCCGCTCGTCCGCATTCAGGAGACGGGCGATCAGCCGCCCCTGTTCTTCATGCATCCGACCGGTGGTGACGTGCTCTGTTACGCGCCCCTGGCGCGGCAGCTCGGCCCCAAGCAGCCGTTCTATGCGCTGCAAGCGCTGGCGGATCAGGAGGCCGATTCGATCGAGGCGATGGCGGCACGTTACCTGGAAGAGGTTCGCAAGGTTCGTCCCCAGGGGCCGTACCGCCTCGGGGGTTGGTCCACGGGAGGCATTCTCGCGCAGGCCATGGCCCGGCAATTGGAGCAGGCCGGAGAGCAGGTCGAGCTGCTCATGCTGCTGGAGACGTGGTCTCCCACGGTCTACCAGCGGACGGAGGGGGCTCCGGCCCTCATGGCTTGGTTCGCCACGGATCTGCTCGGAGGCGCAGCCGCATCGCAGCTCGAGGCTTCGAAGCTCGAGACGCTCGATGAGGCGGCGCAGCTCGACTACCTGTTCGATCGAGCCAATGCCCTGGGCGCGCTGCCCGGGGTGGATCGCTCCGAGATGGAACAACGGTTCCAGATCTTCGCGAAGAACGCCCGGGCCCTGTCGCGGT